In one Nicotiana sylvestris chromosome 8, ASM39365v2, whole genome shotgun sequence genomic region, the following are encoded:
- the LOC138875658 gene encoding uncharacterized protein has protein sequence MAIEQHLLSPTINIHTSLSSLKSSPEIHSSTIPNTTAPTPVSSSFPIILSSPSNSVSLSCVENPMSPPFSDLTKEHSGSVTSQVSEVSKDNPDQYLNSSIFDSMALIESLEKEVAHNIMATIAALLLNEGAYILSKLQQKETFEFTLQKSKRSVKTKKKRLMIQAEFVTDKSIPVAEVDKDALEEPSSLVKRSTKSRNLWMEPPMKLLKNKVEHLQRVTEDVPMVYEDAVQNFCAYLFTVEGDHICVLVNGVDIVLDASALGKVLQIPCEGMSSVKGVCGANFRRAIMKEQVVQHGEQVHKKVLLPEYQLLFELVNKVLLPRSKRQSIATKFDLVLMEALDEFVPINLPAIMIYHMQKVANFKGGNHGLPYGFLLTQVFKFYKVPLANPKVGTPKQTFSKTTLEECECVEKVGGSISTIPQLINAQNATSEEIRRLRAQNAILETQLSQAIKGPGSANSTNEEVAPLDEGK, from the exons ATGGCAATTGAACAACATCTTCTTTCTCCTACCATCAACATCCACACTTCCCTATCATCTTTAAAGTCATCTCCAGAAATTCACTCTTCCACTATTCCCAACACTACTGCACCCACACCTGTTTCCTCCTCATTCCCTATTATTCTTTCTTCTCCATCAAACTCTGTCTCCCTTTCATGTGTTGAAAACCCCATGTCTCCTCCTTTTTCTGATCTCACCAAAGAACACTCAGGAAGTGTTACTTCTCAGGTGTCAGAGGTCTCTAAGGATAATCCTGATCAGTATTTGAACTCCTCCATTTTTGACTCAATGGCTCTCATAGAGTCACTAGAAAAGGAAGTAGCACACAATATCATGGCTACCATTGCTGCTCTTCTTTTGAATGAAGGAGCCTATATCTTGTCTAA GTTGCAGCAAAAAGAGACTTTTGAGTTTACcttgcagaaaagtaagaggagtgtcaagacaaAGAAGAAGAGGTTGATGATACAAGCGGAATTTGTGACTGACAAAAGCATTCCAGTGGCTGAGGTTGACAAAGATGCTCTAGAGGAACCCAGTTCCTTAGTAAAACGATCTACAAAATCCAGAAATCTTTGGATGGAGCCTCCGATGAAGCTATTGAAAAACAAAGTGGAACATCTGCAAAGGGTAACA GAGGATGTGCCTATGGTGTACGAAGATGCAGTACAAAATTTCTGTGCATATCTCTTCActgttgagggggatcacatctgtgtgctagtaaatggagtagacattgtGCTTGACGCTTCAGCATTGGGGAAGGTTCTCCAAATTCCATGTGAAGGAATGTCCTCAGTCAAGGGAGTCTGTGGTGCTAACTTTAGGAGagctatcatgaaagagcaagTTGTTCAGCATGGGGAACAGGTACATAAGAAGGTACTACTTCCTGAGTATCAGCTTCTCTTTGAGCTGGTCAATAAGGTGCTTTTACCTCGTTCTAAGAGGCAGTCTATCGCTACCAAGTTTGATCTGGTCTTAATGGAGGCTCTTGATGAGTTTGTCCCGATCAATCTGCCAGCAATCATGATATaccatatgcaaaaggtggcaaaCTTTAAAGGTGGAAATCATGGGCTTccatatggctttctcctcactcaagtGTTTAAGTTTTACAAGGTTCCTTTGGCTAATCCCAAAGTGGGAACACCCAAGCAAACCTTCTCCAAAACCACTCTGGAAGAATGTGAGTGCGTAGAAAAggttggtggaagcatctcgaccattCCTCAGCTGATCAATGCTCAAAATGCTACTTCTGAAGAGATTAGGAGGTTGAGGGCCCAGAATGCCATACTAgaaactcagctcagtcaagcTATTAAAGGACCTGGTTCCGCTAATTCCACTAATGAAGAAGTTGCCCCGCTTGACGAAGGAAAATGA